One Dreissena polymorpha isolate Duluth1 chromosome 9, UMN_Dpol_1.0, whole genome shotgun sequence genomic window carries:
- the LOC127843989 gene encoding uncharacterized protein LOC127843989: protein MPHHCCVPLCTSDSRVKSSQDLSFHSFPKDESLKQKWVKNIRRDIGKNFNLNKHTRICSAHFEGTCYEVAVPGQVRRRLKKDALPTIFSWVTPKIPRRKLFRDKTPKTLKVTESGQRCVSGSSFMIDHSYSGPSDNMDYVIDDCDIQDVSPSPDTLNTSKQSSSTDDSLQDIEADPSPHKEDLFKQHKALLHARSKEKFTIVRFCSSDSDIRYYTGFPSYTAMCAFFHFLQPECNFLYYVGSENTSQGKAYEFVSKRGPSRSLSPLEELFLTLVRLRKGLPEKVIADLYNLSEGHISKIVNTWILFLFDRLRCLPIWPSHKQVRKTMPISFRTDYPDTRVIIDCTEIFIEQPSASVCQRETFSSYKHHNTAKGLVGIAPSGQITFISSLYAGRCSDKKIVRHCGLYDILEEGDSVMADKGFDIEEDLKERNLSLTIPPFLENQAQFTSQQLAATRNIAAVRVHVERAIRKVKEFEILRHTVPISLCPMLEKIWTVCAHLANFTGSLFKNK from the coding sequence atGCCTCATCATTGCTGTGTGCCGTTGTGTACTAGTGACTCTAGAGTGAAATCCTCGCAGGATCTTTCTTTCCATTCATTTCCCAAGGATGAAAGTTTGAAACAGAAATGGGTAAAGAACATTCGAAGAGACATTGGTAAGAACTTTAATTTGAACAAGCATACAAGGATATGTTCAGCTCATTTTGAGGGAACTTGTTATGAAGTGGCTGTGCCAGGACAAGTGCGTAGAAGGTTGAAAAAAGACGCTCTGCCCACAATATTTTCATGGGTCACGCCAAAAATTCCACGTAGAAAGCTATTCAGGGACAAAACACCTAAGACGCTGAAAGTGACAGAAAGTGGTCAAAGGTGTGTCTCTGGCAGTTCATTCATGATAGATCATTCATACTCTGGACCAAGTGACAATATGGACTATGTCATTGATGACTGTGACATACAGGATGTTTCTCCTTCGCCAGATACCTTGAACACTAGTAAGCAATCTTCATCTACAGATGACAGCCTTCAAGACATTGAAGCAGACCCTTCACCACACAAAGAGGACCTCTTCAAGCAGCACAAAGCCCTGCTGCATGCAAGATCTAAAGAAAAGTTTACGATTGTGCGGTTCTGTTCTTCTGATAGTGACATCAGATATTACACAGGCTTCCCTTCATACACAGCTATGTGTGCTTTCTTTCACTTCCTTCAGCCTGAATGTAACTTTTTGTACTATGTTGGTTCGGAAAATACTTCTCAAGGTAAAGCGTATGAGTTTGTGTCGAAGAGGGGGCCATCCAGATCTCTGTCTCCCCTAGAGGAACTTTTTCTCACATTGGTCCGCCTTCGAAAAGGTCTTCCAGAGAAAGTAATTGCAGACTTGTATAACTTATCTGAAGGACATATTTCGAAGATTGTGAATACCTGGATTCTTTTCCTGTTTGACAGGTTAAGGTGCCTACCAATTTGGCCGTCCCACAAACAGGTGCGAAAAACAATGCCCATTTCATTCCGGACTGATTACCCTGACACACGAGTCATTATTGACTGTACAGAGATATTCATTGAACAGCCGTCAGCATCAGTGTGCCAAAGGGAAACATTTAGCTCCTATAAACACCATAACACTGCCAAAGGACTCGTGGGTATAGCACCCAGTGGCCAAATTACTTTCATCTCAAGTTTATATGCGGGTAGATGCAGTGACAAAAAAATTGTAAGGCACTGTGGCTTATACGATATTCTGGAGGAGGGAGATTCAGTCATGGCCGACAAAGGTTTTGATATTGAAGAGGATTTGAAGGAGAGAAACCTATCGTTAACAATCCCCCCGTTTCTTGAGAACCAGGCTCAGTTCACCTCCCAACAGCTTGCGGCGACAAGGAACATAGCCGCAGTACGAGTGCATGTGGAACGAGCAATAAGAAAGGTGAAAGAATTTGAAATACTCAGACACACAGTCCCAATATCACTTTGCCCAATGTTGGAAAAAATTTGGACGGTTTGTGCTCACTTGGCCAATTTCACTGGTAGcttatttaagaataaataa